One genomic segment of Anguilla anguilla isolate fAngAng1 chromosome 2, fAngAng1.pri, whole genome shotgun sequence includes these proteins:
- the kctd17 gene encoding BTB/POZ domain-containing protein KCTD5 isoform X1, giving the protein MSEASSLPTTHSNCNNNNNNNNNNNKDSDGNESTTTATPSPTETSASETPSQIIGNGSGINPGTGGNNGKWVRLNVGGTVFLTTRQTLLKEQTSFLYRLCQQQDLHSDTDETGAYVIDRDPTYFGPILNYLRHGKLVYNKELAEEGVLEEAEFYNITPLIRLIKERILERDCKATQQVPPKHVYRVLQCQEEELTQMVSTMSDGWKFEQMVNIGSSYSYGTEDQAEFLCVVSKELHTSGGGMGAEQSHKTKASEVQEEDGARDEAEGERNDTPSEWISD; this is encoded by the exons ATGTCGGAAGCCAGCTCTTTACCGACTACTCATAGCAActgcaacaacaataataataataacaacaataacaacaaagacAGCGATGGAAACGAGAGTACAACCACAGCTACCCCATCCCCTACCGAAACTAGCGCGTCGGAAACTCCGAGTCAAATCATAGGCAACGGTTCGGGGATTAATCCTGGCACCGGCGGAAACAATGGGAAATGGGTCCGACTGAACGTCGGCGGAACAGTTTTTCTCACAACGCGCCAAACCCTACTGAAAGAGCAGACTTCCTTTCTCTATCGGCTATGCCAGCAGCAAGATCTGCACTCGGACACG gATGAGACTGGAGCGTACGTGATTGACAGGGACCCCACCTATTTTGGCCCCATCCTCAACTACTTGCGGCACGGAAAGCTGGTTTACAACAAGGAGCTGGCTGAGGAAG GTGTCTTAGAAGAAGCAGAATTCTATAACATCACGCCGCTCATCAGACTGATCAAGGAGAGGATTCTAGAACGCGACTGTAAAGCGACGCAG caggtacCCCCGAAGCATGTGTACCGGGTGCTGCAGtgccaggaggaggagctgaccCAGATGGTGTCCACCATGTCTGACGGCTGGAAGTTTGAGCAG ATGGTGAACATCGGGTCGTCCTACAGCTATGGCACGGAAGACCAGGCcgagtttctgtgtgtggtttcCAAGGAGCTACACACGTCCGGCGGGGGCATGGGTGCAGAACAGAGCCACAAGACCAAG GCCTCGGAAGTGCAGGAGGAGGATGGAGCGAGGGATgaggcggagggagagagaaatgacaCCCCGAGCGAGTGGATTAGCGATTAA
- the kctd17 gene encoding BTB/POZ domain-containing protein KCTD5 isoform X2 — MSEASSLPTTHSNCNNNNNNNNNNNKDSDGNESTTTATPSPTETSASETPSQIIGNGSGINPGTGGNNGKWVRLNVGGTVFLTTRQTLLKEQTSFLYRLCQQQDLHSDTDETGAYVIDRDPTYFGPILNYLRHGKLVYNKELAEEGVLEEAEFYNITPLIRLIKERILERDCKATQVPPKHVYRVLQCQEEELTQMVSTMSDGWKFEQMVNIGSSYSYGTEDQAEFLCVVSKELHTSGGGMGAEQSHKTKASEVQEEDGARDEAEGERNDTPSEWISD; from the exons ATGTCGGAAGCCAGCTCTTTACCGACTACTCATAGCAActgcaacaacaataataataataacaacaataacaacaaagacAGCGATGGAAACGAGAGTACAACCACAGCTACCCCATCCCCTACCGAAACTAGCGCGTCGGAAACTCCGAGTCAAATCATAGGCAACGGTTCGGGGATTAATCCTGGCACCGGCGGAAACAATGGGAAATGGGTCCGACTGAACGTCGGCGGAACAGTTTTTCTCACAACGCGCCAAACCCTACTGAAAGAGCAGACTTCCTTTCTCTATCGGCTATGCCAGCAGCAAGATCTGCACTCGGACACG gATGAGACTGGAGCGTACGTGATTGACAGGGACCCCACCTATTTTGGCCCCATCCTCAACTACTTGCGGCACGGAAAGCTGGTTTACAACAAGGAGCTGGCTGAGGAAG GTGTCTTAGAAGAAGCAGAATTCTATAACATCACGCCGCTCATCAGACTGATCAAGGAGAGGATTCTAGAACGCGACTGTAAAGCGACGCAG gtacCCCCGAAGCATGTGTACCGGGTGCTGCAGtgccaggaggaggagctgaccCAGATGGTGTCCACCATGTCTGACGGCTGGAAGTTTGAGCAG ATGGTGAACATCGGGTCGTCCTACAGCTATGGCACGGAAGACCAGGCcgagtttctgtgtgtggtttcCAAGGAGCTACACACGTCCGGCGGGGGCATGGGTGCAGAACAGAGCCACAAGACCAAG GCCTCGGAAGTGCAGGAGGAGGATGGAGCGAGGGATgaggcggagggagagagaaatgacaCCCCGAGCGAGTGGATTAGCGATTAA
- the kctd17 gene encoding BTB/POZ domain-containing protein KCTD5 isoform X3 codes for MSEASSLPTTHSNCNNNNNNNNNNNKDSDGNESTTTATPSPTETSASETPSQIIGNGSGINPGTGGNNGKWVRLNVGGTVFLTTRQTLLKEQTSFLYRLCQQQDLHSDTDETGAYVIDRDPTYFGPILNYLRHGKLVYNKELAEEGVLEEAEFYNITPLIRLIKERILERDCKATQQVPPKHVYRVLQCQEEELTQMVSTMSDGWKFEQMVNIGSSYSYGTEDQAEFLCVVSKELHTSGGGMGAEQSHKTKLFQIHGSRM; via the exons ATGTCGGAAGCCAGCTCTTTACCGACTACTCATAGCAActgcaacaacaataataataataacaacaataacaacaaagacAGCGATGGAAACGAGAGTACAACCACAGCTACCCCATCCCCTACCGAAACTAGCGCGTCGGAAACTCCGAGTCAAATCATAGGCAACGGTTCGGGGATTAATCCTGGCACCGGCGGAAACAATGGGAAATGGGTCCGACTGAACGTCGGCGGAACAGTTTTTCTCACAACGCGCCAAACCCTACTGAAAGAGCAGACTTCCTTTCTCTATCGGCTATGCCAGCAGCAAGATCTGCACTCGGACACG gATGAGACTGGAGCGTACGTGATTGACAGGGACCCCACCTATTTTGGCCCCATCCTCAACTACTTGCGGCACGGAAAGCTGGTTTACAACAAGGAGCTGGCTGAGGAAG GTGTCTTAGAAGAAGCAGAATTCTATAACATCACGCCGCTCATCAGACTGATCAAGGAGAGGATTCTAGAACGCGACTGTAAAGCGACGCAG caggtacCCCCGAAGCATGTGTACCGGGTGCTGCAGtgccaggaggaggagctgaccCAGATGGTGTCCACCATGTCTGACGGCTGGAAGTTTGAGCAG ATGGTGAACATCGGGTCGTCCTACAGCTATGGCACGGAAGACCAGGCcgagtttctgtgtgtggtttcCAAGGAGCTACACACGTCCGGCGGGGGCATGGGTGCAGAACAGAGCCACAAGACCAAG cTCTTTCAGATTCACGGGTCCCGGATGTAG
- the kctd17 gene encoding BTB/POZ domain-containing protein KCTD17 isoform X4 — translation MGCIALNAVTKDETGAYVIDRDPTYFGPILNYLRHGKLVYNKELAEEGVLEEAEFYNITPLIRLIKERILERDCKATQQVPPKHVYRVLQCQEEELTQMVSTMSDGWKFEQMVNIGSSYSYGTEDQAEFLCVVSKELHTSGGGMGAEQSHKTKASEVQEEDGARDEAEGERNDTPSEWISD, via the exons ATGGGATGCATTGCACTGAATGCAGTAACTAAG gATGAGACTGGAGCGTACGTGATTGACAGGGACCCCACCTATTTTGGCCCCATCCTCAACTACTTGCGGCACGGAAAGCTGGTTTACAACAAGGAGCTGGCTGAGGAAG GTGTCTTAGAAGAAGCAGAATTCTATAACATCACGCCGCTCATCAGACTGATCAAGGAGAGGATTCTAGAACGCGACTGTAAAGCGACGCAG caggtacCCCCGAAGCATGTGTACCGGGTGCTGCAGtgccaggaggaggagctgaccCAGATGGTGTCCACCATGTCTGACGGCTGGAAGTTTGAGCAG ATGGTGAACATCGGGTCGTCCTACAGCTATGGCACGGAAGACCAGGCcgagtttctgtgtgtggtttcCAAGGAGCTACACACGTCCGGCGGGGGCATGGGTGCAGAACAGAGCCACAAGACCAAG GCCTCGGAAGTGCAGGAGGAGGATGGAGCGAGGGATgaggcggagggagagagaaatgacaCCCCGAGCGAGTGGATTAGCGATTAA